A region of Lycium barbarum isolate Lr01 chromosome 3, ASM1917538v2, whole genome shotgun sequence DNA encodes the following proteins:
- the LOC132634026 gene encoding transcription factor LAF1-like has translation MGCKPTEKPKQKHKKGLWSPDEDDKLKNYIIKHGHGCWSSVPINAGLQRNGKSCRLRWINYLRPGLKRGAFSLEEEETILTLHAMFGNKWSQIAQHLHGRTDNEIKNHWHSYLKKRVAKMAENEGHTKSGNTESSPSSKKLTPQNSSLDSFEHIEGSLADSDQSASHVDFPREPQKVNLPKILFAEWLSLDQFNGQGFQNSGNFYPSKNNFGYNNSECQHAFMNDVLMNDEISYANGINQEVNNGIVDDIFQPQLKFEDPMSANGFEEFMSGEFDINDDVMYI, from the exons ATGGGGTGCAAGCCAACAGAGAAGCCAAAGCAAAAGCACAAGAAGGGATTATGGTCCCCTGatgaagatgataagcttaaaaatTACATCATCAAGCATGGACATGGCTGCTGGAGCTCTGTTCCCATTAATGCCG GCTTGCAAAGGAATGGAAAGAGTTGTAGATTGCGGTGGATTAATTACTTAAGACCTGGCCTAAAGAGAGGGGCATTTAGCTTGGAAGAGGAAGAAACAATATTGACTCTTCATGCCATGTTTGGAAACAA GTGGTCTCAGATTGCACAACACTTGCATGGAAGGACAGATAATGAGATAAAGAACCACTGGCACTCTTATCTAAAGAAGAGAGTAGCCAAAATGGCAGAAAATGAAGGCCACACTAAATCTGGTAACACAGAATCTTCACCTTCTTCCAAGAAATTGACTCCCCAGAATTCCAGTTTGGACTCATTTGAACACATAGAAGGATCATTAGCAGATTCAGATCAATCTGCTTCACATGTGGACTTTCCAAGAGAGCCTCAAAAAGTTAACTTACCCAAAATATTATTCGCGGAATGGCTTTCTTTGGATCAGTTTAATGGGCAAGGTTTCCAGAACTCAGGCAATTTTTATCCTTCCAAGAATAACTTTGGCTATAATAATTCAGAGTGCCAACACGCCTTCATGAATGATGTACTGATGAATGATGAAATTAGTTATGCTAATGGCATAAATCAAGAGGTTAACAACGGGATAGTGGATGATATTTTTCAACCCCAACTCAAGTTTGAGGATCCCATGTCTGCAAATGGATTTGAGGAATTTATGTCGGGGGAATTCGACATAAACGATGATGTGATGTACATATGA
- the LOC132631888 gene encoding 25.3 kDa vesicle transport protein SEC22-1: MVKVTIIGRVSDGMPLAQGPRHVVNEENDVLTTYKQQAEFILKEISLQALPSSKMTILVDHHCFNYIVENGICFLTLFESSYPRKLAFHYLQDLQLEFERLDRSLADRITKPYTFIKLDTIIGNIRKQYVDTRTQANLSKLNAHRQKDVDIRTEELSLITERRRRAEMIERMTEAHISTSPIWGSKRLEIIALKWTPVTILLVVASALLWTGLILQDDFR, encoded by the exons ATGGTGAAGGTGACAATTATAGGGAGGGTGAGTGATGGAATGCCCCTAGCCCAAGGTCCAAGACATGTTGTTAATGAAGAGAATGATGTCTTAACAACTTACAAGCAACAAGCTGAGTTCATTCTCAAGGAAATTTCATTACAAGCCTTGCCCTCCTCCAAGATGACAATTCTTGTAGATCACCACTGCTTCAA CTACATAGTTGAGAATGGGATTTGCTTCCTAACGTTATTCGAGTCATCATATCCAAGAAAGCTGGCATTCCATTATCTACAAGATTTGCAGCTGGAGTTTGAAAGACTAGATAGGAGCCTCGCTGACAGAATTACAAAGCCATATACCTTCATCAAACTTG ATACTATCATTGGCAACATTAGGAAGCAATATGTGGATACAAGAACACAGGCAAATTTATCTAAGCTAAATGCTCATCGTCAAAAGGATGTCGATATTAGGACAGAGGAATTATCACTAATAACAGAGAGAAGACGAAGAGCAG AAATGATAGAGAGAATGACGGAAGCTCATATAAGTACTTCTCCAATTTGGGGGTCTAAAAGGCTTGAG ATCATCGCGCTGAAATGGACACCAGTTACAATCCTTCTCGTTGTTGCTTCTGCTCTTCTATGGACCGGCTTAATCCTCCAAGATGATTTTCGATAA